CCTAAGATCTTTTTCTGACCAAATGCCAATTGCCAAAACTTCCAAATgcaggaagagaaaaaaaaaaaaaaaagaggagaggAAGTGCAGAAACAAGAAATGTGGTGACGTTGCTAATCTAATTATCACAAGATATCTTATCCTCCTCCATCCATTTCCCCTTCACTCAACTTAAAGACCCAAAATTCAGAAAAAACATACAAACCCCACAAGACTCCTTATACTCAATGTTCAATCTTCATAGCACTCTATTTACATGAGGTCAGTTAGTGGGATTTCTATTTATATTTCACTTCTTCATGTCTCCAAGGTCTAGAGTTTGGTCTTTTACTGATTGAATATGATTCTACATTGACTTACCACTTTTTTTTATGATGTGCTTATATTAATATGTACCTTTACTTAAGTTTAGGGCATTCTAAAATTTTGTTCTCGGGGTGCAAAtgggaaataattttttttcggACTTAATGTTAAACTgaaggaaatagaaagagaaatgGAGGGGTGTGTGGGAGTGGAGGGCTGAGTTCTTGATTAATTGTGTAAAGTAGAGCACAAAAAATGATTACGAAAACTTGTAGTTGGAATCGAAGAGGAATGTGGGTAGTGGCGCAGCCGGATTTTGACTAAGGGGGTCAAAATATAAGAAGTAGACacatgaactagtctaagggaGTTCgacatctattatatatacgTAAAAAATTAGTTTAATCATTTATAAATAGTATAGTTTTCTACCTAATGAGGTCCCCTAACCACAAGGTGGCTTTGCCACTGAATGTGGGAGGTTGAAAACTGACATGGAAGTCGGGGTGAGAGGGAACAAATTAAGAGCTTAATTATGTTATGAGTATATAGATAAGTATCAAAAGGATAGCTTTTCGATAGTTTCATTGGAATCTCAATGCTGAAATAACTGAAGCAGAATGCTCGAACAATAAGAGCAAAGTGAACACATGAATTTGACTGGGGATTGGATTGATTAAGCAAAGCATGGTTTCAGGACAATATTGTTGTGAATCCAACAATGTGGTTCATTATGAACATCAAAATCTTAACAAAAATAACCTCATACATGAACCAAATTCTCCGACAGATTTAGATCTGCTTTGTCTTGGTCTGGAGCTCATCTACAGAACAGGGAAAATGTTAACCTAGTCTTTGTGGCGGGTTTCATCAAAAGATTTTTGTTCCACGGAAGTTAGTCCCTTGACCTTAGAATGATTGCTCAAATCTTAATGCAACCCCTCAGATTTTTGTAACAAGCTCCGGTATATTAAAGACTAATTAACTGATCTTTTATATTTGGAGAAAGATTGGAAGTGTTAGGAAATGGAGTGTAGCTTTTGATTTCTTTGTAAGTTTTGTTTAATAGGGGAGTTTGCTTCATTGCTATTGTATTGGTTAATTATAAGCTTTTTGCTGCTAGAGGTAATAACCAACTTTATTTTTCAGATGTTTCATAGGTTATAGCTACaactttttcataaatatttcatcattgGATCACCCTTTAATCTTGATGAGTTGAAAATTTATCTGCATTTCAATATTTGACCCTAATTACTTATGTATTATAGAATTTCCATCTACTTGTGAATGTGGCAAAATTCTTGGCTGTGACTCTGATAGTAAGATTTAATATGTACTGGCGTGCAACACACGCGTGCACACACATAGAATGCATCTTAGACCAATCAGCCTATTATGTTCGCATGTGTTGCATGAGTAGATATCAatcaaaaagatttttgaagataGCACAATCTGATATACCTCATTTCTATAGATTGGAGTTGGTGGTCATCCGGTTGAATAATGGCGCTTGCCCCCCATTCAAACTTTCTGTCCAACCATGAAACCATCAGCTGTCATGTGGGGTCAAAGCTTCAGAGTCATAAAAGATTTAGCTGCGCAAGGACAGATTACTTTGGTGCTATAGTCATAGTGAAAATTTGTTCTAGAAGACAGATACCTACATATTTGCAGAAATCTCCTAGAATACGCTCTAGTTTGGATTCTAGAGGTCTGCAACTATCATCACAGGGGAAACAAAACCTCTCTTCTGCACATAGTGTTAACCAGAATGGACCTAAGGTGACTTTTGATAAACTGTATTCTGTTGCTTCTCATTTACTACTTTCCGAGGGAATGTGGGGATCTAGCTCTGTCCTCTGCATCCTTTTCatcctcttctttctctttgctGACAGACATCCTCTATTTAGGGAAATACAATATGCAAAGTTCCAGAGGATGTAGCTTTGATGGTCTGGAAGAAATGGGGCCAATTGGCCAAAACAGCAATTGTAACTATATTCATTTTGTCAGTTGCTTCAAAGGCTGATGCTGTTGATGCTCTCAAAACTTGTACTTGCTTACTGAAAGAGTGCAGGTAATTGTGCAGATGTTACTAAAGTATGAAGGAATACTTCCTTATACTAAGCTACTAATATATTTTGCTGCGTAAGGATCACAGCCTAATTTCTTCTAAAAACCAATGAATTTAATAAGAAGATGGCAGTAAACTACTTAGACCTTTCCTGATTGCTTTGCTACCCCTTGTATGTTTCCTTCAAGAGTTCTGAGCTTGTTTTCTTCTATCCCATATAAGACAATATAAGGAATGTGAAATAGGTTCTTGTTTGTACTCTGTGGATTATCATCCTGGTTTAAAAATTGAGTGGTAAAGATGTAAATTTCAGTTTTGACGGAGCTATCTTATGTTAACCTCCTCACTCTGAAAAATGTTGAGTTGAAGCTTTTTATGATCAACCGTCCATAATTCCCCGATTCTAGtcatttttatcaatgaaatcAAGTTTTAAGCATGTTCAAAGTGAACCATAATCCCAACCGTAATGCTTTTCCATCTAACTCCTTTTTGATTTTGAGATTGTTAAGACTTTCTGTGTTCTAAACTTCTACTTAGGCCAAAAGAATAGCAGTATGAATTTAACTTATTTTCAGCAAGTTTTTTCAGACCATTATAGTGGTAAAAATAACTGATACTGTTGCTGTGCTAGGGATGCAGGAAAGTTTCTGCCAGTATTGTCTCGATGAATATGTCAAAATTTGATGCACTTGATTATCCCAAAAATTCTTCTAACAATCCAATTGTTTTCCTTCTCTCACCTGGCCACTAGAAGAGCAATGCTTTGTTACTCCCTCTGCCAAAACATCTTCTTTAGCCCATTCCATAAAGAATGTCACGTTTCTATAATCATAAACAACATAacttttacccttaatgaaacGATTTATAGCCACACAAATGTCTAAGGTTTATTTGAGACCACAAACTTCGGAAGTCTTCTATTCTTTCTTAAATGTTTTGCCAAGTCAAACGGTGCCACAAAAATTAGGACGGAGGGAGTAGTATTGAAAAGTTTCTATCCTCCATTCGAGCATGCATGTTTGACACTCTTAGGTGACTTACCGAAGTATTATGCTTTCAGGATAGAGCTTGCAAAGTGCATCGCAAACCCTGCATGTGCAGCTAATGTTGCCTGTCTCCAGACTTGCAACAACAGACCTGATGAAACAGAATGTCAGGTGTCTACAAACATCTTGTTAAACTGAATATTGATTTGATCAGATTTATGGAATATTAATATGCTGGAATATTGGTGCAGATAAAATGTGGTGATTTGTTTGAAAACAGTGTTGTAGACGAGTTCAATGAGTGTGCAGTCTCCCGGAAGAAATGCGTACCTCGTAAATCTGATGTCGGTGACTTTCCTGTACCTGACCCCAGTGTTCTCGTCCAAAAGTTTGACATGAAAGATTTTAATGGAAAATGGTTCATCACTCGCGGTTTAAATCCCACATTTGATGCTTTTGATTGTCAGTTGCATGAGTTCCATACAGAAGGAAACAAACTTGTGGGAAATCTGACTTGGAGAATAGGGACACCTGATGGAGGATTTTTCACTCGATCAGCCGTGCAAAAATTCGTGCAAGATACAAAGTATCCAGGGATACTCTACAATCATGATAATGAGTATCTTCACTACCAAGATGACTGGTATTTCCCTTCATACCTCTTTGATATCATGTCTCCGTACTGGCCTAATCCATACTAATAGATGAATATTTAAGCTTGGGAGAGATGTTTGTACTTGCATTGCAATTCACCTTAACATGTGAATTGATTTTCTCTGCAGGTATATTTTGTCAACCAAAGTAGAAAACAGTCCAGATGACTACATATTTGTGTACTATAAGGGCAGAAATGATGCATGGGATGGATATGGTGGTTCTGTACTTTATACAAGAAGCTCAGTTTTGCCTGAAAGCATTATACCTGAGTTACAAATTGCAGCTCAAAAAGTTGGTCGTGATTTCAACACGTTCATTAAAACAGACAATACTTGTGGCCCTGAACCACCCCTTGTTGAGCGGTTGGAGAAGAAAGtggaagaaggagagagaacaatcataaaagaagtCGAGGAAATAGAAGAACAAGTTGAGAAGGTGAAAGATAAAGAAGTCAGCTTATTCAGTAGACTGTTTGAAGGTTTGAAAGAGCTGCAACAAGATGAAGAAAACTTCATAAGAGAACTCAGCAAAGAAGAAATGGATAttttggatggacttaaaatGGAAGCAACTGAAGTAGAAAAACTCTTTGGGAATGCATTACCAATAAGGAAATTAAGGTAAATATTGTTgagagagaaatattgaaaattattCACATGCAGAATGTATAgcttctattttatttattttaaattttttgccTGGAATAGATTGCTCATTtataacataaataatatatttcttctccttTAAAATCCCTATCTGGTGTTCTAATATTTCAACGTGTCCATATTCTGTTTATCTTAACTATAATTCAGGGCGGAAGAAATTTAAAAGATGTTTATACCAAATCGAACAATTTTGATTGAAATTATACATCACTTCACCATGGGTTGGGTGATAAAAGTTCTCAACCATGTCTTGCATTTTCTGCTTTGTGCAGACTGTAAGATTTTTCCTCTATGCATCAATATGCAATTTACGTTTCCCAACATTTCAGTAGAATCAAATATGTGAACTCAATAGTACGTGCAAATAACAAGTTTGATCCATTACACGACAGAACTATTTACAATCTCATCTAGTGTTCCTTACTGATACCGCTAAAATCAGAGGCCTTGGCTCATTTCATTCCATACACAAACTACATAGTGCAAAAAAGGTCAACTTTCTTCACCAACCGAACATAGCTTGTGATTCGAGCAGTTTCTGCAGATCTTTTTACAAAAAGAAAGTGAAGGACCACGAAATACGAATCATGGTCAGCTTGAAGAACCATCAGTCAAACAGTGATCCCAGATTAACCTCAAGTTGTCTTCAAGCATTTTAAGCACCAGGTTTTCATCAATCGCTTGCTTCTGCATTTTCGGTAAGAAaatgtaaaaattaattatttcagtAAAGGGGCGAATCAGGAAAAGAACAGAAAGGCATATCAATTCAACAATGAAGAGACACTACATGGTTATGTTTGTATTTCCTTAGCACATGCCAGTTATGTAACCATTCGCTAACATGAGCTACTGTAAATCTGAATTATATACATACAAAAAGTTGGATAATTTCCGACGGAAATGAACCAGATTGGAATCAGTGATAAAATTCTGTTGCTCCAGTTGAGCTGGATGATATTGTGCCCAATTTGGTGCATGTAATCATTAAGTGGATACAGGATATACTATTCAAATCTTATTTGTAAGAATATTATGGTATGGTTTGGTGTAACGGTACCAAATGCAAGCATGCACAGATGTATTACCAACAGAAATTACATAATTGCTCATCAGGAAAAGAAAACCTACCCACAATTGGGATACAATCCCAGGCATTTTCAGGTTAGCTTCCTGTGCAACCTCACCAGTTGAAGATCTGAAATCAAATCGATCTGCATGTCGAAGCTTAAACCTAATTAACGAATTTCCATATGATTTTGCAGTTGTGTGCCAGACACCGATAACAGCATATTGACTCCCTGAATAATCCTTGCCAAAGGGCCATCTCAACCCACCCTTAACTTCTGAGTCCATAACGGCAGAACCAATAAGATTTTTAATTCCATTGATCTCCTCATCCTGGAAAAAAGTAGAGTAATCCAAATAAGAACATACTCTTAAGCTATAGAGATAACACTACTGGTGTCCTTTCAGTTGAGAGTGCAGAAGTCTCGATGAGAAGACAGAAATTAAAGTCCATGTAAAATGAGTTACACAGGAAAAGGTCCTTGTTCGTCGGAGTGGAGTTATAATATGTACATTAGAAGTGCAAACAAAATTTCACCGTTACTCTCAACTCTATGGGTTTTGTTGTGCTCTTATCCTTGCTACCCTGCTCATCTCATGAAAGGAGCTCGCTTTCACGCAATGGAAGGTTCATGCAGTAGCCAAAAAGCATATGTTCCTCAGAAGCTTGAAACCTAGACTTTAATCCTTTACATAATTACAGACTAAATTCTTTTGATGAGAAGCAATCATTGATGTTTCATGCATACTTCCAAATTCTctgttttttccttttattagGCTGATATGCACTTTAAATCCAGGAGTGCTGTTAATACCTGTACTTGCCAATGTAAACATCAACAGTATcactgtaatgaccctgaaggtcatttctgaaaattcttggaaaattaccattttacccctcccgatAATTACTCcgagtcatgtttgatcagtATACAAGGTTAGATTTGAAACTGGAccgaaaagttgagatttttggaatttttggagttttggtggttttaaaattgaaatggTTGACTTTAGCCAACATTTAGTGATAGCAagctcgaaatggaattccgacaatttcatcagctccggaatgcgAAATTTGGCCTAGGGGTGTTGTTATTTTTAGTTCCAAGGTTGTTATGGTGATTTGGACCCTTGAGTTGTGATTTTAGTGGAAGTTAAGGctaaattttgactttggtcaacattcaaaATTCGGACGCTCAAATTGGAATTCCTTTGATTCCACTGGATTCAGGAGGTAATTTTAGGCCTAGCTAGAGCTTCGATTTATTTTTCGGAGGTTCTGAGGGCATTGTGGTCTTTTTGGGTGAAAGTTAATTTGTTGTGGCCTTAACGGATGCAGGGTCAAGGAGATCCCGGATCCAtgttttgatggttccattgatTTCGGAACGATGAATTTAGTGGGGTTACATATTTGATTGTGTGCatgggattccgaacgaatcccgagggTTTATTCGGAGGATTTTGAGTCTTGGTATGTACCGTTTTGATGTCTGGTTTTTCCTCTTCGTGTACGCATGGCTCTTTTTGCTGCATTCGCGATGGGCTGAGTTTTTAGCCTTCGCATTTGCGGGGACTTGGCGTTCTGGAGGGTTAGGTGTTTGACCCTTGCGTTTACATGGGTGTTGACCTCGATCGCGAAGGGTTCTGACATTTGGTCATCGCGTTCGCGTAGGGGTTGATGGCGATCGCGAAGGGTAACCTCTGGTAGATTAATTAAATTCCCAAAATCGGGATTTCTTCCccatttcaccatttttggacCCTAAGAGCTCGGTATAAGCGATTTCAAAGAGGTTTTTCAAGATTAAACTTTTGGGTAAGACAGTGATTTTAACCCCTAGCGTTCATTActcatttattaattcattGTTTTAACATCAAATCACTGTTTTTGAAtacaaaaattgaggagttattcatgaacttgaatttttagaaaaattggagtttaagcatgatttctaacacatTTTTCGATACGATTTAGCATATGAGTTCCTAAATCCTTGGATAACATGTTTCCAAAGAAAATTTCCAGATTTTCCCTTAGTCCTCAGGTTTGACTTTTTGGGTCAATTTGGACCCTATCTTCAAAAATAGCAAATGGGCATCGTTGTTCATGATTTCTTATGGGGATTCTATATGTGATTAGATTGTGTAGATTCGGGGGCTCAATGTAAAGGGAAGGCTGAAGTGCCGGGTTGATTGTATTCTCTTTTAAGGCAAGTGGACCTCTTTGACTTCTTTAAAGTGTGTTGAACCTTGTATGCCTTACTTGTGTGTTTGGGAGTAATGAGAAATGGTGAGGGTCTTCGTATTGTTATGCTTGTTATCAAAGGTTGTCCGAATGATAGTAATGATCATGTGgggtaaaaaaatgaaatcgTTGAAATATTACTATGTGATGTGTCATGAGTGAATTGGATGACCTTATTGATTCCACTTTTGATGGTGTTCCCATGATTTTGTGTGATTGGTTATTGATGTGAACTTTGTCATCCTTTCATTATGCATATGATTGtgcctatttgcattggttcgAAGGCACCATTATGAAATTTGTATCCTCGATATGCTGAAGGGAAATGATTCCGACAATATGATATGCCG
This Solanum dulcamara chromosome 1, daSolDulc1.2, whole genome shotgun sequence DNA region includes the following protein-coding sequences:
- the LOC129903173 gene encoding violaxanthin de-epoxidase, chloroplastic, encoding MALAPHSNFLSNHETISCHVGSKLQSHKRFSCARTDYFGAIVIVKICSRRQIPTYLQKSPRIRSSLDSRGLQLSSQGKQNLSSAHSVNQNGPKGNTICKVPEDVALMVWKKWGQLAKTAIVTIFILSVASKADAVDALKTCTCLLKECRIELAKCIANPACAANVACLQTCNNRPDETECQIKCGDLFENSVVDEFNECAVSRKKCVPRKSDVGDFPVPDPSVLVQKFDMKDFNGKWFITRGLNPTFDAFDCQLHEFHTEGNKLVGNLTWRIGTPDGGFFTRSAVQKFVQDTKYPGILYNHDNEYLHYQDDWYILSTKVENSPDDYIFVYYKGRNDAWDGYGGSVLYTRSSVLPESIIPELQIAAQKVGRDFNTFIKTDNTCGPEPPLVERLEKKVEEGERTIIKEVEEIEEQVEKVKDKEVSLFSRLFEGLKELQQDEENFIRELSKEEMDILDGLKMEATEVEKLFGNALPIRKLR